aatttaatttaagtttcttgtagacctttttttttgataaaggtagacaaacttatgagtaatcttatattacatattcaaatcttagatttaaaaagaaaaatttttatgaattctcaactcaaaataatttgctgattttcgtgatttttccgtattttgtcaaaatttgaactttaaatacttataaataaaaactgtgactaaggatttttaatttttttcatctgcctttgaaacaataacctaggagccttctattaaattttcaagcaattaaatttacccaacagataaaattttattgatatttatagaaaaaaaaactaaaaaaaatggaaactgaaaatgtccataaacagctcaaaataagtcaaaatatttgggaaatgttatggtgtatagaaaatgctataaacattcagtcaaaatttcatgtacctacggtcatttgttttagagttgcaccaaaaatcaaaatcgattttctcaaaaacaaattttgcgtaaaaattcccgtttttccttaatttttcttttgtttttcatgtcgcttttgaaaactactggataatttttacttttgaccctcaaAAGTAactactagattcactttcctatcagaaaaattgctgttgaagaaaatccaagcacttttactgtcctaaaaggtgatgacagacacaaaaaaaaataaaaatataaataaaacacacattgtaaaaacaataaattcattgcttcgctcagaatctaaaacgagtttttctttaattatgtCCCTGGTGCAATACAGACCGCAGACTAGATAGATTGACAGAGTGTGGTATTCGTGTTCAGAGATAAGCACAACTTTTAATCGATCTTACCGCTAAATTACCGTTGTTGATACCGCTAAATCGATCTGCGTTTTTTAGTGATAAGCTAAACCATTatcagttattacttatcataTAATGGTAGTGGAAAAAAACGGTAAGCATTAAGCACTAAGCAATCCAAAGTTCAAGGatctagttttaatttttaaatattttaacacattaataacaaatatgcGCCGTttgtttctttttaatatttagatctGTATCCGtgaatctttattttttaattttttgtgtacaaacaaataaaaatgtatttaatatttttgaaacagtCCTATGTTTAGTCACAAGCCCTACGTATCAGTAATCTCATCTTATTAAAATCAcctttaattacaatattaatattattaattgtattgatttgCTAACAACAAACTGGTTAAAATCCTACTAGACTATTTGTAAATCAGGTATGAAATAGTTTTCATAATAACTAGTTACGAGTGTTTcctaattggttttttttatataatttattaaactactGATAGCTAGGTTacagaatttttaataattgatttaagttTACACAATGGTGTTTGATAACTTATATCTCAATAAGGACCATCTTGATGGGTTTGACAATTACAAAGTAAGTGCTTATTGACGCATTTTTAATTAGAATACTTGCATAGTGCATACTAAAGTCATGCTCATTTAgttatttagtaattagtaGTATTAGTCTTATcatgttcaatatttaaatattgttttcataggGTATGATAAAtcttagtttaatataattataattcataatcataaataatagttGTCTATGAATCTTATAAGCaatagcaataaaaataaaatatttgttaattaagatatgattttttaaacacttaaatTTCTCGGCTtagtaatgaatattttttttataaatttgttatatatcACAGTAAcagaatatagtttataattacaataggtacctattttaattaaagGACATTTGcagaagttttattttaatatatttaacatgacTTTACTATGGATTAATCCTTTATTGAATCCTAAGCtcctttaataaatatattgtgcatTATGTTTTGTACTAACCTTggcctaaatattattttttaattttaggaaaTTATTCCctagattaataattatattattgtaaacaatgTATTGTAAAGccaaaaaagaattttttttattttataaatcctcctaaatttatttttaatagtatgttcttaaacaattgtattaattttaactacttttttttatgaatactttaaattagatataaaatttaatttaattataatattttaaacttgaagTATGTGTCAGGtagttttgataaattaatcaGTATAATAGAAGTTTGTCATACAGGCAAAACTATTaagatacaaacatttttttttttaaatctgtaaaggagtaaaaaaaaaattctgattaaaaaataatttatctcatTGACAGCACTTccttgtttacaaaataaaataattattaattattatttaatacaaaacaatGTGATCGGGCTCGTCccgttattaatataaataaataaataaaatatcaaaatagtttttagtgcataacaaagtaggtatctatttcagcttttgtttgaatatatgttatataatatataacagttttttatatttttaacagttgtatttatatttatttaaattaactaacaaaataaattatttttcagtataatGCAATTGATACCAATCCATTGGGTACATACATTATGCATCCATTTTGGAATGCATTAATTAAAGTGagtgttatcattattatcaaattaatattttatataatttgtactgttataagtaggtacttaataaaacAAGTTTgtgtaaatttcaaaaatgtaaaatgttttccttacaatttttttttttaattttaggttaCTCCACGATGGATTGCACCTAACTTGCTAACGTTTGTTGGTTTTCTGTTTACTGTTGGAGCTTCACTTCTCCTTGCTTATTATGACTATGGTTTCTATGTGTCTGGAATATATTACAAAGGGGATCCTATACCAAGATGGGTGTTTGGTGTTGtgtctttatttattttcatatcataTTCActtggtatttatatttaatctttttaaatactataatcaaaactataataattaattaaaaaaaaaaaattagatgggCTTGATGGTAAACAGGCAAGACGTACTGGCACAAGTGGCCCACTAGGTGAACTGTTTGACCACGGTCTGGATTCCTGGACTACTGTTTTTATCCCAACTGCACTTTATTCAATATTTGGGCGTGATGATCCGAATACTATTCAACCAATACGGATgtattatatctgtataatggtattcattaatttttatctggCTCATTGGGAAAAGTATAATACTGGAGTATTATATTTGCCGTGGAGTTATGACTTTTCAATGGttgtaagtttaaattttaattaaattttttgtatctcattataatttaaatattatttttatcacttcttattatgttatatcaatAATGAgtaaacagttttattttatacgataaaACATACCAAATGTCTAAATCTCAAAATCTTGATATTCCagacaattttatttcattttagattTCGATAAAATCAcattgtggtttttttttttgtctgtcatcaccttttgggatgttaaaaatgctttgattttcaacttttaaggtggtttctggtagcaaattgtatctagttgaaatgttaaataatgaataatgatttctcgtaaaattattattgtcttattcattgtaattaaaaaattaataacggtatatactt
Above is a window of Metopolophium dirhodum isolate CAU chromosome 3, ASM1992520v1, whole genome shotgun sequence DNA encoding:
- the LOC132941795 gene encoding ethanolaminephosphotransferase 1 isoform X1, which translates into the protein MVFDNLYLNKDHLDGFDNYKYNAIDTNPLGTYIMHPFWNALIKVTPRWIAPNLLTFVGFLFTVGASLLLAYYDYGFYVSGIYYKGDPIPRWVFGVVSLFIFISYSLDGLDGKQARRTGTSGPLGELFDHGLDSWTTVFIPTALYSIFGRDDPNTIQPIRMYYICIMVFINFYLAHWEKYNTGVLYLPWSYDFSMVGLVFFFGLTAIFGPEKWKMSLTDNYSFGHVTEITFYFTTFITNIPVSIYNIYISHRDKTGKNLSILEGSRPLVPLTVFVSLCLIWVKMSPTNILERDPRIFFMMSGAIFSNICCRLIVAQMSKTRCEAHNNLLSFMVVAIFFSMFLPPIELICMYIMALISIVTHIYYGGCVVKQMADHFKIMCFKIPYKKH